A window of Equus caballus isolate H_3958 breed thoroughbred chromosome 10, TB-T2T, whole genome shotgun sequence contains these coding sequences:
- the PPP6R1 gene encoding serine/threonine-protein phosphatase 6 regulatory subunit 1 isoform X7, producing the protein MFWKFDLHTSSHLDTLLEREDLSLPELLDEEDVLQECKVVNRKLLDFLLQPPHLQAMVAWVTQEPPASGEERLRYKYPSVACEILTSDVPQINDALGADESLLNRLYGFLQSSGSLNPLLASFFSKVMGILINRKTDQLVSFLRKKDDFVDLLLQHIGTSAIMDLLLRLLTCVERPQLRQEVVTWLNEEKIVQRLIEQIHPSKDDNQHSNASQSLCDIIRLSREQMIQVQDSPEPDQLLATLEKQETIEQLLSNMLEGEQSQSVIVSGIQVLLTLLEPRRPRSESVTVNNFFSSVDGQLELLAQVTLDSSVSSVGTLHALRPRLSCFHQLLLEPPELEPLRTTWGSLAPPLGNMRLHVVKLLASALSANDAALTQELLALDVPNTMLDLFFHYVFNNFLHAQVEVCVSAMLSSRPPSDSSPETPASNPVVKHLLQQCRLVERILTSWEENERVQSGGGPRKGYMGHLTRVANALVQNVEKGPNAEQLGQLLKELPGEQQEQWEAFVSGPLAETNKKNMVDLVNTHHLHSSSDDEDDRLKEFNFPEEAVLQQAFMDFQMQRMTSAFIDHFGFNDEEFGEQEESVNAPFDKTANITFSLNADDENPNANLLEICYKDRIQQFDDDEEEEDEEEGQGSGDSDGEDGAWQGSQLTRGSRLGQSPGVRSGGSTDSEEEEDEDEEEDEEDGDGRAARRGAGPPSYPSPGPQPPGPSWTAGFDPVLTDALTGPRDSGEEEPRSGSPVPQGPLSVPWDLPTQSPAGPVACDALQLRSQDPAPPSAPQEATVGGKVAEPSAPCQALVSVGDLQTTLRGTCSTPSSLDSATRDPATSVPAPGAHQTTEGKKSPEPSGLPRNQR; encoded by the exons ATGTTTTGGAAGTTTGACCTGCACACGAGCTCGCATCTCGACACGCTACTGGAGCGGGAGGACCTGAGCCTGCCCGAGCTGCTGGATGAGGAGGACGTGCTGCAGGAGTGCAAGGTCGTCAACCGCAAGCTGCTGGACTTCCTGCTGCAGCCGCCGCACCTGCAGGCCATGGTGGCCTGGGTCACCCAGGAGCCACCAGCCAGTGGCGAGGAGCGGCTGCGCTACAA GTACCCCAGCGTGGCCTGTGAGATCCTGACCTCTGACGTGCCCCAGATCAACGACGCATTGGGCGCGGACGAGTCCCTCCTGAACCGGCTCTACGGCTTTCTGCAGAGCAGCGGCAGCCTCAACCCGCTGCTGGCCAGCTTCTTCAGCAAGGTCATGGGCATCCTCATCAACCGCAAGACGGACCAG CTTGTGTCCTTCCTGCGGAAGAAGGACGACTTCGTGGACCTGCTGCTGCAGCACATCGGCACCTCGGCCATCATGGACCTCCTGCTGCGTCTCCTCACCTGTGTGGAGCGGCCACAGCTGAGGCAGGAAGTTGTCACT TGGCTCAATGAGGAGAAGATTGTCCAGCGGCTCATCGAGCAGATCCACCCCTCGAAAGATGACAAT CAACATTCCAATGCGTCCCAGTCCCTGTGCGACATCATCCGCCTGAGCCGGGAGCAGATGATCCAGGTCCAGGACAGCCCGGAGCCCGACCAGCTATTGGCCACCCTGGAGAA GCAGGAGACGATTGAGCAGCTCTTGAGCAACATGTTGGAGGGGGAGCAGAGCCAGTCTGTCATTGTCAGCGGGATCCAGGTGCTGCTGACCCTGCTGGAGCCCAGAAGGCCGAG GTCTGAGTCTGTGACCGTGAACAACTTCTTTAGCAGCGTGGATGGACAGCTGGAGCTCCTGGCCCAGGTGACCCTGGACAGCTCCGTGTCCAGTGTGGGTACCCTGCACGCCCTACGCCCACGGCTCAGCTGCTTCCACCAGCTCCTGCTCGAGCCACCCGAG TTGGAGCCGCTGCGTACGACGTGGGGCAGCCTGGCCCCGCCGCTGGGAAACATGCGCCTGCATGTGGTCAAGCTGCTGGCCAGCGCCCTGAGCGCCAACGATGCAGCCCTGACCCAGGAGCTCCTGGCACTGGATGTGCCCAACACCATGCTG GACCTCTTCTTCCACTACGTGTTCAACAATTTCCTGCATGCCCAAGTGGAGGTGTGTGTGAGCGCCATGCTGAGCTCCAGGCCCCCTTCCGACAGCAGCCCCGAGACGCCTGCCTCCAACCCTGTCGTGAAACAC CTGCTGCAGCAGTGCCGCCTGGTGGAGCGCATCCTGACCTCCTGGGAGGAGAACGAGCGTGTGCA GTCCGGAGGGGGCCCACGGAAAGGCTACATGGGCCACCTGACAAGGGTGGCCAACGCCCTGGTACAGAACGTGGAGAAGGGACCCAACGCCGAGCAGTTGGGGCAGCTGCTGAAGG AGCTGCCAGGCGAGCAGCAGGAGCAGTGGGAGGCGTTCGTGTCGGGACCCCTGGCGGAGACCAACAAGAAGAACATGGTGGACCTG GTGAACACCCACCACCTGCACTCCTCCAGCGATGACGAGGATGACCGGCTCAAGGAGTTCAATTTCCCTGAGGAGGCTGTGCTGCAGCAG GCCTTCATGGATTTCCAGATGCAACGTATGACCTCAGCCTTCATTGACCACTTCGGCTTCAACGACGAGGAGTttggggagcaggaggaaagtgTGAA TGCGCCTTTTGACAAGACGGCCAATATCACCTTCTCCCTCAATGCTGACGACGAGAAC CCCAACGCCAACCTGCTCGAGATATGCTACAAGGACCGGATCCAGCAGTTTGATGacgatgaggaggaggaggatgaggaagagggtCAGGGCTCCGGGGACTCCGATGGGGAGGACGGCGCCTGGCAGGGCAGCCAGCTGACCCGGGGGTCCCGCCTGGGCCAGTCCCCAGGCGTGCG GAGTGGAGGCAGCACAGacagcgaggaggaggaggacgaggacgaggaggaggacgaggaggatgGCGACGGCCGGGCAGCCCGCAGAGGGGCTGGGCCCCCCTCTTACCCCAGTCCTGGCCCTCAGCCTCCGG gtCCCAGCTGGACAGCTGGCTTTGACCCAGTGCTTACGGATGCCCTAACTGGCCCCCGAGACTCCGGGGAGGAGGAACCTCGCTCTGGGTCCCCAGTCCCACAGGGGCCCCTCAGCGTGCCCTGGGACCTCCCCACCCAGAGcccagctggccctgtggcctgtgATGCCTTGCAGCTCAG GTCTCAGGACCCTGCACCCCCCTCAGCACCTCAGGAAGCCACAGTTGGCGGCAAAGTAGCGGAGCCCTCGG CCCCCTGCCAGGCCTTGGTCAGCGTTGGGGACCTCCAGACCACCCTCAGAGGGACATGCTCCACCCCCAGCTCCTTGGACAG TGCAACCAGAGACCCTGCTACCTCTGTCCCAGCCCCTGGGGCCCACCAGACCACGGAGGGGAAGAAGAGCCCAGAGCCCTCGGGGCTTCCCCGAAACCAGAG GTAA
- the PPP6R1 gene encoding serine/threonine-protein phosphatase 6 regulatory subunit 1 isoform X2, whose product MFWKFDLHTSSHLDTLLEREDLSLPELLDEEDVLQECKVVNRKLLDFLLQPPHLQAMVAWVTQEPPASGEERLRYKYPSVACEILTSDVPQINDALGADESLLNRLYGFLQSSGSLNPLLASFFSKVMGILINRKTDQLVSFLRKKDDFVDLLLQHIGTSAIMDLLLRLLTCVERPQLRQEVVTWLNEEKIVQRLIEQIHPSKDDNQHSNASQSLCDIIRLSREQMIQVQDSPEPDQLLATLEKQETIEQLLSNMLEGEQSQSVIVSGIQVLLTLLEPRRPRSESVTVNNFFSSVDGQLELLAQVTLDSSVSSVGTLHALRPRLSCFHQLLLEPPELEPLRTTWGSLAPPLGNMRLHVVKLLASALSANDAALTQELLALDVPNTMLDLFFHYVFNNFLHAQVEVCVSAMLSSRPPSDSSPETPASNPVVKHLLQQCRLVERILTSWEENERVQSGGGPRKGYMGHLTRVANALVQNVEKGPNAEQLGQLLKELPGEQQEQWEAFVSGPLAETNKKNMVDLVNTHHLHSSSDDEDDRLKEFNFPEEAVLQQAFMDFQMQRMTSAFIDHFGFNDEEFGEQEESVNAPFDKTANITFSLNADDENPNANLLEICYKDRIQQFDDDEEEEDEEEGQGSGDSDGEDGAWQGSQLTRGSRLGQSPGVRSGGSTDSEEEEDEDEEEDEEDGDGRAARRGAGPPSYPSPGPQPPGPSWTAGFDPVLTDALTGPRDSGEEEPRSGSPVPQGPLSVPWDLPTQSPAGPVACDALQLRSQDPAPPSAPQEATVGGKVAEPSAPCQALVSVGDLQTTLRGTCSTPSSLDSATRDPATSVPAPGAHQTTEGKKSPEPSGLPRNQSAQALEPPLMPNGSAPGGPVCPGSQ is encoded by the exons ATGTTTTGGAAGTTTGACCTGCACACGAGCTCGCATCTCGACACGCTACTGGAGCGGGAGGACCTGAGCCTGCCCGAGCTGCTGGATGAGGAGGACGTGCTGCAGGAGTGCAAGGTCGTCAACCGCAAGCTGCTGGACTTCCTGCTGCAGCCGCCGCACCTGCAGGCCATGGTGGCCTGGGTCACCCAGGAGCCACCAGCCAGTGGCGAGGAGCGGCTGCGCTACAA GTACCCCAGCGTGGCCTGTGAGATCCTGACCTCTGACGTGCCCCAGATCAACGACGCATTGGGCGCGGACGAGTCCCTCCTGAACCGGCTCTACGGCTTTCTGCAGAGCAGCGGCAGCCTCAACCCGCTGCTGGCCAGCTTCTTCAGCAAGGTCATGGGCATCCTCATCAACCGCAAGACGGACCAG CTTGTGTCCTTCCTGCGGAAGAAGGACGACTTCGTGGACCTGCTGCTGCAGCACATCGGCACCTCGGCCATCATGGACCTCCTGCTGCGTCTCCTCACCTGTGTGGAGCGGCCACAGCTGAGGCAGGAAGTTGTCACT TGGCTCAATGAGGAGAAGATTGTCCAGCGGCTCATCGAGCAGATCCACCCCTCGAAAGATGACAAT CAACATTCCAATGCGTCCCAGTCCCTGTGCGACATCATCCGCCTGAGCCGGGAGCAGATGATCCAGGTCCAGGACAGCCCGGAGCCCGACCAGCTATTGGCCACCCTGGAGAA GCAGGAGACGATTGAGCAGCTCTTGAGCAACATGTTGGAGGGGGAGCAGAGCCAGTCTGTCATTGTCAGCGGGATCCAGGTGCTGCTGACCCTGCTGGAGCCCAGAAGGCCGAG GTCTGAGTCTGTGACCGTGAACAACTTCTTTAGCAGCGTGGATGGACAGCTGGAGCTCCTGGCCCAGGTGACCCTGGACAGCTCCGTGTCCAGTGTGGGTACCCTGCACGCCCTACGCCCACGGCTCAGCTGCTTCCACCAGCTCCTGCTCGAGCCACCCGAG TTGGAGCCGCTGCGTACGACGTGGGGCAGCCTGGCCCCGCCGCTGGGAAACATGCGCCTGCATGTGGTCAAGCTGCTGGCCAGCGCCCTGAGCGCCAACGATGCAGCCCTGACCCAGGAGCTCCTGGCACTGGATGTGCCCAACACCATGCTG GACCTCTTCTTCCACTACGTGTTCAACAATTTCCTGCATGCCCAAGTGGAGGTGTGTGTGAGCGCCATGCTGAGCTCCAGGCCCCCTTCCGACAGCAGCCCCGAGACGCCTGCCTCCAACCCTGTCGTGAAACAC CTGCTGCAGCAGTGCCGCCTGGTGGAGCGCATCCTGACCTCCTGGGAGGAGAACGAGCGTGTGCA GTCCGGAGGGGGCCCACGGAAAGGCTACATGGGCCACCTGACAAGGGTGGCCAACGCCCTGGTACAGAACGTGGAGAAGGGACCCAACGCCGAGCAGTTGGGGCAGCTGCTGAAGG AGCTGCCAGGCGAGCAGCAGGAGCAGTGGGAGGCGTTCGTGTCGGGACCCCTGGCGGAGACCAACAAGAAGAACATGGTGGACCTG GTGAACACCCACCACCTGCACTCCTCCAGCGATGACGAGGATGACCGGCTCAAGGAGTTCAATTTCCCTGAGGAGGCTGTGCTGCAGCAG GCCTTCATGGATTTCCAGATGCAACGTATGACCTCAGCCTTCATTGACCACTTCGGCTTCAACGACGAGGAGTttggggagcaggaggaaagtgTGAA TGCGCCTTTTGACAAGACGGCCAATATCACCTTCTCCCTCAATGCTGACGACGAGAAC CCCAACGCCAACCTGCTCGAGATATGCTACAAGGACCGGATCCAGCAGTTTGATGacgatgaggaggaggaggatgaggaagagggtCAGGGCTCCGGGGACTCCGATGGGGAGGACGGCGCCTGGCAGGGCAGCCAGCTGACCCGGGGGTCCCGCCTGGGCCAGTCCCCAGGCGTGCG GAGTGGAGGCAGCACAGacagcgaggaggaggaggacgaggacgaggaggaggacgaggaggatgGCGACGGCCGGGCAGCCCGCAGAGGGGCTGGGCCCCCCTCTTACCCCAGTCCTGGCCCTCAGCCTCCGG gtCCCAGCTGGACAGCTGGCTTTGACCCAGTGCTTACGGATGCCCTAACTGGCCCCCGAGACTCCGGGGAGGAGGAACCTCGCTCTGGGTCCCCAGTCCCACAGGGGCCCCTCAGCGTGCCCTGGGACCTCCCCACCCAGAGcccagctggccctgtggcctgtgATGCCTTGCAGCTCAG GTCTCAGGACCCTGCACCCCCCTCAGCACCTCAGGAAGCCACAGTTGGCGGCAAAGTAGCGGAGCCCTCGG CCCCCTGCCAGGCCTTGGTCAGCGTTGGGGACCTCCAGACCACCCTCAGAGGGACATGCTCCACCCCCAGCTCCTTGGACAG TGCAACCAGAGACCCTGCTACCTCTGTCCCAGCCCCTGGGGCCCACCAGACCACGGAGGGGAAGAAGAGCCCAGAGCCCTCGGGGCTTCCCCGAAACCAGAG TGCCCAGGCCCTCGAGCCGCCTCTGATGCCCAACGGCTCTGCCCCGGGAGGGCCAGTGTGCCCGGGCTCCCAGTGA